From Actinosynnema mirum DSM 43827, a single genomic window includes:
- the gyrA gene encoding DNA gyrase subunit A, translating into MSETTLPPIGGGSDRTEPRDLQQEMQNSYIDYAMSVIVGRALPDVRDGLKPVHVRVLYSMFDSRFLPERSYNKCARVVGDVMGNYHPHGDSAIYDALVRLAQPWAMRYPLIDGQGNFGSQGNDPAAAMRYTECRLTPLAMRMLADIEEDTVDFRDNYDGRIQEPTVLPSRVPNLLINGSSGIAVGMATNIPPHNLREVAEGVVWALDNPEASDEETLEAMIARIKGPDFPTYGQILGTQGIEDAYRTGRGSVKMRAVVEMDEDAKGRTILVVSELPYQVNPDNLVENIASLVRDQKINGISNIADESNRRSGMRIVVTVKRDAVAKVVLNNLYKHTQLQYSFGVNMLSLVDGVPRTLRLDQMIRHYVKHQIEVIVRRTKFRLRKAEERAHVWRGLVKALDQLDAVIALIRRSDTTESARSGLMELLSVDEVQSNAILEMQLRRLAALERQKIIDQLAEIELQIADLKDILAKPERQRAIVRGELLEIVDKHGDDRRTKIVPFDGDVSMEDLIAVEDVVVTITRTGYAKRTKTDLYRAQKRGGKGVQGAQLKQDDIVQHFFVCSTHDWILFFTNKGRVYRTKAYDLPEASRNARGQHVANLLAFQPDEEIAQVIQIKNYEAAPYLVLATRNGLVKKSKLSDFDSNRSGGLIGINLREEDELVGAVLTGEGDDLLLVSKDGQSIRFHSSDDVLRPMGRATSGVQGMRFNSDDELLSMGVVQEGLFVLVATDGGYAKRTPIEDYPVQGRGGKGVLTIQHDRRRGRLVGALIVDVEDELYAITSAGGVIRTSAKEIRKAGRQTKGVRLMNLGEKSTLIAVARNADEPADVSTGEEDDQAIEPAN; encoded by the coding sequence GTGAGCGAGACGACCCTGCCCCCGATCGGCGGCGGAAGCGACCGCACCGAGCCGCGCGACCTCCAGCAGGAGATGCAGAACTCGTACATCGACTACGCGATGAGCGTGATCGTGGGACGGGCGCTGCCGGACGTGCGCGACGGCCTCAAGCCGGTCCACGTGCGCGTGCTGTACTCGATGTTCGACTCCCGCTTCCTGCCCGAGCGCAGCTACAACAAGTGCGCCCGCGTCGTCGGCGACGTGATGGGCAACTACCACCCGCACGGCGACTCGGCGATCTACGACGCCCTCGTGCGCCTGGCCCAGCCGTGGGCGATGCGGTACCCGCTCATCGACGGCCAGGGCAACTTCGGTTCCCAGGGCAACGACCCGGCGGCGGCCATGCGGTACACCGAGTGCCGCCTCACGCCGCTGGCCATGCGGATGCTCGCGGACATCGAGGAAGACACCGTCGACTTCCGCGACAACTACGACGGCCGCATCCAGGAGCCGACCGTCCTGCCGTCGCGGGTGCCGAACCTGCTCATCAACGGCTCGTCCGGCATCGCGGTCGGCATGGCCACCAACATCCCGCCGCACAACCTCCGCGAGGTCGCGGAGGGCGTGGTGTGGGCGCTGGACAACCCGGAGGCCTCCGACGAGGAGACCCTGGAGGCCATGATCGCCCGCATCAAGGGCCCGGACTTCCCGACCTACGGGCAGATCCTCGGCACCCAGGGCATCGAGGACGCCTACCGCACCGGTCGCGGCTCGGTGAAGATGCGCGCGGTCGTCGAGATGGACGAGGACGCCAAGGGGCGCACCATCCTCGTCGTGTCCGAGCTGCCCTACCAGGTCAACCCGGACAACCTGGTCGAGAACATCGCGTCGCTGGTGCGCGACCAGAAGATCAACGGCATCTCGAACATCGCCGACGAGTCCAACCGCCGCTCCGGGATGCGCATCGTCGTCACGGTCAAGCGCGACGCCGTGGCGAAGGTGGTGCTGAACAACCTCTACAAGCACACCCAGCTGCAGTACTCGTTCGGCGTGAACATGCTGTCGCTGGTGGACGGGGTGCCCCGCACGCTGCGCCTGGACCAGATGATCCGGCACTACGTGAAGCACCAGATCGAGGTCATCGTCCGGCGCACCAAGTTCCGGCTGCGCAAGGCGGAGGAGCGGGCCCACGTCTGGCGCGGCCTGGTCAAGGCGCTCGACCAGCTCGACGCGGTCATCGCGCTGATCCGCCGGTCGGACACGACCGAGTCGGCGCGCTCGGGCCTGATGGAGCTGCTGTCCGTCGACGAGGTCCAGTCCAACGCGATCCTGGAGATGCAGCTCCGCCGCCTGGCGGCCCTGGAGCGCCAGAAGATCATCGACCAGCTGGCCGAGATCGAGCTCCAGATCGCGGACCTCAAGGACATCCTGGCCAAGCCGGAGCGGCAGCGCGCCATCGTGCGCGGGGAGCTGCTGGAGATCGTCGACAAGCACGGCGACGACCGGCGCACCAAGATCGTCCCGTTCGACGGCGACGTGTCCATGGAGGACCTGATCGCGGTCGAGGACGTGGTCGTCACGATCACCAGGACCGGCTACGCCAAGCGCACCAAGACCGACCTGTACCGCGCCCAGAAGCGCGGCGGCAAGGGCGTGCAGGGCGCGCAGCTCAAGCAGGACGACATCGTGCAGCACTTCTTCGTGTGCTCCACGCACGACTGGATCCTGTTCTTCACCAACAAGGGCCGGGTGTACCGCACCAAGGCCTACGACCTGCCCGAGGCCAGCCGCAACGCGCGCGGCCAGCACGTGGCGAACCTCCTCGCGTTCCAGCCGGACGAGGAGATCGCCCAGGTCATCCAGATCAAGAACTACGAGGCCGCGCCGTACCTGGTGCTGGCCACCCGCAACGGCCTGGTGAAGAAGTCCAAGCTGTCGGACTTCGACTCCAACCGCTCCGGCGGCCTGATCGGCATCAACCTCCGCGAGGAGGACGAGCTGGTCGGCGCGGTGCTCACCGGCGAGGGCGACGACCTGCTGCTGGTGTCCAAGGACGGCCAGTCCATCCGGTTCCACTCCAGCGACGACGTCCTGCGCCCGATGGGCCGCGCGACCTCCGGCGTCCAGGGGATGCGCTTCAACAGCGACGACGAGCTGCTGTCGATGGGCGTGGTGCAGGAAGGGCTCTTCGTTTTGGTCGCCACCGACGGTGGGTATGCCAAGCGCACCCCGATCGAGGACTACCCGGTGCAGGGGCGGGGCGGCAAGGGCGTGCTGACGATCCAGCACGACCGCAGGCGTGGGAGGCTTGTGGGAGCTCTCATCGTCGACGTCGAGGACGAGCTGTACGCGATCACCTCCGCGGGCGGGGTCATCAGGACCAGCGCCAAGGAGATCCGCAAAGCGGGTAGGCAGACCAAGGGCGTTCGCTTGATGAACCTCGGGGAGAAGTCGACCTTGATCGCGGTCGCGCGCAACGCGGACGAGCCCGCCGACGTCTCCACCGGTGAAGAGGATGATCAGGCGATCGAGCCTGCCAACTGA
- a CDS encoding DUF721 domain-containing protein — MRSRRATGGAAARRRRRTWSGPGPDDRDPQPLGRLASRIAADRGWAEKLRGGQVIAQWPKLVGEDVAEHAQPVSFEDGELTVQADSTAWATQLRLLQRELLKKIAAGLGPNVVKRLKVLGPAAPSWRYGPRHVSGRGPRDTYG; from the coding sequence GTGCGGAGCAGGCGCGCCACCGGCGGGGCCGCCGCGCGCAGGCGCAGGCGCACCTGGTCCGGTCCCGGCCCGGACGACCGCGACCCGCAGCCGCTCGGCAGGCTCGCGTCCCGGATCGCCGCCGACCGGGGGTGGGCGGAGAAGCTCAGGGGCGGCCAGGTCATCGCGCAGTGGCCGAAGCTGGTGGGGGAGGACGTCGCCGAGCACGCGCAGCCGGTGTCGTTCGAGGACGGCGAGCTGACCGTCCAGGCCGACTCGACGGCGTGGGCGACGCAGCTGCGACTGCTCCAGCGGGAGCTGCTGAAGAAGATCGCGGCCGGGTTGGGCCCGAACGTCGTCAAGCGGCTCAAGGTGCTGGGGCCCGCCGCGCCAAGCTGGCGCTACGGCCCCAGGCACGTTTCAGGGCGTGGTCCGCGCGACACCTACGGGTGA
- the dnaA gene encoding chromosomal replication initiator protein DnaA, protein MSDHQADLGLVWEQVVEELANSALSSSTLSPQQRAWMRVTRPIGLLDGTALLAAPSDFAKEAIERALREPITAALSRRLGRAVSLAVKVDSPEPPMASGPPTTPIPVPMPPVPPSVAHGITFGQQVLGPVGPNGQTSLPIGGQADGPAGPPPPAPTGLPLEQPANAQAPAESPESDAEPEEGDEERETLATVNEIWPKFSRGAGGQPTPPSGTPFTRPANPASSQTRLNEKYNFDTFVIGASNRFAHAAAVAVAEAPARAYNPLFIWGESGLGKTHLLHAVGHYAQRLFPGMRVRYVSTEEFTNDFINSLRDDRKVAFQRRYRDIDVLLVDDIQFLEGKEGTQEEFFHTFNTLHNSNKQIVVSSDRPPKRLETLEDRLRTRFEWGLITDIQPPELETRIAILRKKAAQDRLAAPAEVLEFIAARVVRNIRELEGALIRVTAFASLNRQPVDVQLAEIVLRDLIPDSHVPEITAPTIMAVTAEFFEVTIEDLCGPGKTKVLSTARQISMYLCRELTDLSLPKIGQTFGGRDHTTVMYADKKIRKEMAERRRIYDQVQELTSRIKQRSRYLVAPPVDPT, encoded by the coding sequence GTGTCCGACCACCAGGCCGACTTGGGTCTCGTGTGGGAGCAGGTGGTGGAGGAGCTGGCGAACAGCGCCCTCTCGTCCAGCACCTTGTCCCCGCAGCAGCGCGCGTGGATGCGGGTGACCCGACCGATCGGCCTGCTCGACGGGACGGCCCTGCTCGCGGCGCCCAGCGACTTCGCCAAGGAGGCGATCGAGCGGGCCCTGCGCGAGCCCATCACGGCCGCGCTGTCCCGCAGGCTCGGCCGCGCGGTCTCGCTCGCGGTGAAGGTGGACTCGCCGGAGCCGCCGATGGCGAGCGGCCCGCCGACGACCCCGATCCCCGTGCCCATGCCGCCGGTCCCGCCGAGCGTCGCGCACGGCATCACCTTCGGCCAGCAGGTGCTCGGCCCGGTCGGCCCGAACGGCCAGACCTCGCTGCCCATAGGCGGTCAGGCCGACGGCCCCGCAGGTCCGCCGCCCCCGGCCCCGACCGGTCTCCCGCTGGAGCAGCCCGCGAACGCGCAGGCGCCCGCGGAGAGCCCGGAGTCGGACGCCGAGCCGGAGGAGGGCGACGAGGAGCGCGAGACGCTCGCGACCGTCAACGAGATCTGGCCGAAGTTCTCCAGGGGCGCGGGCGGTCAGCCGACCCCGCCGAGCGGGACGCCGTTCACCCGGCCCGCGAACCCGGCGTCCTCGCAGACCCGGTTGAACGAGAAGTACAACTTCGACACCTTCGTCATCGGCGCCTCGAACCGGTTCGCCCACGCGGCGGCGGTCGCGGTGGCCGAGGCTCCCGCCAGGGCGTACAACCCCTTGTTCATCTGGGGCGAGTCCGGTCTGGGGAAGACGCACCTGCTCCACGCGGTCGGGCACTACGCGCAGCGTTTGTTCCCCGGGATGCGGGTCCGCTACGTGTCGACCGAGGAATTCACGAACGACTTCATCAACTCGCTGCGCGACGACCGGAAGGTCGCCTTCCAGCGCCGCTACCGGGACATCGACGTCCTCCTCGTGGACGACATCCAGTTCCTGGAGGGCAAGGAGGGGACGCAGGAGGAGTTCTTCCACACCTTCAACACCCTCCACAACTCGAACAAGCAGATCGTGGTGTCCTCGGACCGGCCGCCGAAACGGCTGGAGACCCTGGAGGACCGGCTGCGGACGCGGTTCGAGTGGGGCCTCATCACGGACATCCAGCCGCCCGAGCTGGAGACGCGGATCGCGATCCTGCGGAAGAAGGCCGCGCAGGACCGGTTGGCGGCGCCCGCCGAGGTGCTGGAGTTCATCGCGGCCAGGGTGGTGCGGAACATCCGCGAGCTGGAGGGCGCGCTGATCCGGGTCACGGCGTTCGCGTCGCTGAACCGGCAGCCGGTCGACGTCCAGCTCGCCGAGATAGTGCTGCGCGACCTGATCCCGGACTCGCACGTCCCGGAGATCACCGCGCCCACCATCATGGCGGTGACCGCCGAGTTCTTCGAGGTCACCATCGAGGACCTGTGCGGCCCTGGCAAGACCAAGGTGCTGTCCACGGCCAGGCAGATCTCCATGTACCTGTGCCGCGAGCTGACGGACCTGTCGCTGCCGAAGATCGGGCAGACGTTCGGCGGCCGGGACCACACCACGGTCATGTACGCGGACAAGAAGATCCGCAAGGAGATGGCCGAGCGCAGGCGCATCTACGACCAGGTCCAGGAGCTCACCTCGCGCATCAAGCAGCGCTCGCGCTACCTGGTGGCCCCCCCGGTCGATCCGACCTGA
- the gyrB gene encoding DNA topoisomerase (ATP-hydrolyzing) subunit B, which translates to MAAQKKDYGASSITVLEGLEAVRKRPGMYIGSTGERGLHHLIQEVVDNSVDEAMAGYASKVVVTLLANGGVRVVDDGRGIPVDLHPVEGKPTLEVVLTKLHAGGKFDSDSYAVSGGLHGVGISVVNALSTAVDVEVKRQGFTWNQRFEASKPAHELQRGVPTSETGTTITFWADPTIFETTDYNIETISRRLQEMAFLNKGLSIVLRDERVAEEGAEEADAEGHVAKVRERVFHYPGGLEDFVRHLNHTREAVHQKVVSFEAKGDDLEVEVAMQWNTGYTPSVYTFANTINTHEGGTHEEGFRAALTRVVNEYARDKKLIKEKDANLTGDDIREGLAAIISVKLKEPQFEGQTKTKLGNSEAKSFVQKSTNEHLADWFERHPNEAKTIITKAVSSSQARIAARKARELVRRKGALDIGGLPGKLKDCRSSNPEECEVYIVEGDSAGGSAKEGRDSMYQAILPIRGKIINVEKARIDRVLKNTEVQSIITAMGTGIHDEFDVSKLRYHKVVLMADADVDGQHIRTLLLTLLFRFMRPLLEHGHVYLAQPPLYKIKWLRAEPEYAYSDRERDGLIEQGLAAGKKIGKDDNIQRYKGLGEMNAEELWETTMDPANRVLLQVTMDDAAAADELFSVLMGEDVEARRSFITRNAKGVRFLDV; encoded by the coding sequence GTGGCAGCCCAGAAGAAGGATTACGGCGCGTCGTCGATCACCGTGCTGGAAGGGCTGGAAGCGGTCCGCAAGCGCCCCGGCATGTACATCGGCTCCACCGGGGAGCGCGGTCTGCACCACCTGATCCAGGAGGTCGTGGACAACTCCGTCGACGAGGCGATGGCGGGCTACGCCTCCAAGGTCGTGGTGACGCTGCTGGCGAACGGTGGTGTCCGGGTCGTCGACGACGGCCGCGGCATCCCGGTCGACCTCCACCCGGTGGAGGGCAAGCCGACCCTGGAGGTCGTGCTCACCAAGCTGCACGCGGGCGGCAAGTTCGACAGCGACTCCTACGCGGTGTCCGGCGGCCTGCACGGCGTCGGCATCTCCGTGGTGAACGCGCTGTCCACCGCAGTCGACGTCGAGGTCAAGCGCCAGGGTTTCACGTGGAACCAGCGCTTCGAGGCCAGCAAGCCCGCGCACGAGCTGCAGCGGGGCGTCCCGACGTCCGAGACCGGCACCACGATCACGTTCTGGGCCGACCCGACGATCTTCGAGACCACCGACTACAACATCGAGACCATCTCGCGCAGGCTCCAGGAGATGGCCTTCCTCAACAAGGGGCTCAGCATCGTCCTGCGGGACGAGCGGGTCGCGGAGGAGGGCGCCGAGGAGGCCGACGCCGAGGGCCACGTGGCCAAGGTCCGCGAGCGGGTCTTCCACTACCCCGGCGGCCTGGAGGACTTCGTCCGCCACCTCAACCACACGCGCGAGGCCGTCCACCAGAAGGTGGTCAGCTTCGAGGCCAAGGGCGACGACCTCGAGGTCGAGGTCGCGATGCAGTGGAACACCGGCTACACGCCGTCGGTGTACACCTTCGCCAACACGATCAACACGCACGAGGGCGGCACCCACGAGGAGGGCTTCCGCGCCGCGCTGACCCGAGTGGTCAACGAGTACGCGCGCGACAAGAAGCTCATCAAGGAGAAGGACGCCAACCTCACCGGCGACGACATCCGCGAGGGCCTCGCCGCGATCATCTCGGTGAAGCTCAAGGAGCCCCAGTTCGAGGGCCAGACGAAGACCAAGCTGGGCAACAGCGAGGCCAAGTCGTTCGTGCAGAAGTCCACGAACGAGCACCTGGCGGACTGGTTCGAGCGCCACCCCAACGAGGCGAAGACCATCATCACCAAGGCGGTCTCGTCCTCGCAGGCCCGCATCGCCGCCCGCAAGGCGCGCGAGCTGGTGCGCCGCAAGGGCGCCCTGGACATCGGCGGCCTGCCCGGCAAGCTCAAGGACTGCCGCTCCTCCAACCCGGAGGAGTGCGAGGTCTACATCGTGGAGGGCGACTCCGCGGGCGGCTCGGCCAAGGAGGGCCGGGACTCCATGTACCAGGCGATCCTGCCGATCCGGGGCAAGATCATCAACGTGGAGAAGGCCCGCATCGACCGGGTGCTCAAGAACACCGAGGTCCAGTCGATCATCACGGCGATGGGCACCGGCATCCACGACGAGTTCGACGTCAGCAAGCTGCGCTACCACAAGGTCGTGCTGATGGCGGACGCCGACGTCGACGGCCAGCACATCCGCACCCTGCTGCTCACCCTGCTGTTCCGCTTCATGCGGCCACTGCTGGAGCACGGGCACGTGTACCTCGCGCAGCCGCCGCTGTACAAGATCAAGTGGCTGCGGGCCGAGCCGGAGTACGCCTACAGCGACCGCGAGCGCGACGGCCTGATCGAGCAGGGCCTCGCCGCGGGCAAGAAGATCGGCAAGGACGACAACATCCAGCGCTACAAGGGCCTGGGCGAGATGAACGCCGAGGAGCTGTGGGAGACCACGATGGACCCGGCCAACCGGGTGCTGCTCCAGGTGACGATGGACGACGCCGCCGCGGCCGACGAGCTGTTCAGCGTGCTGATGGGCGAGGACGTGGAAGCCCGCCGGTCCTTCATCACCCGCAACGCCAAGGGCGTCCGCTTCCTCGACGTGTGA
- a CDS encoding DUF3566 domain-containing protein produces the protein MTPPEKEDRDADKTAVITRPSVEAAKAPEAAAASSGEPEKKPEEVVTTAVPAAAPEAAKAPEKPAEKPVDESPTVAVTPPPWQRSTSEGGYSEAAQVGPGDDVKPAEAGAPASPVFPSLDQDTVAVAKPVPPGAAPAAAAAAAAPRTAVNLGTQSRPQASSSARRPGRGPRRASLQVKRVDPWSVLKLALVLSVALFFVWLVAVGVLYGVLNGMGVWDKINNTANDLLQSEEASGDPLISAGRVFGVSAIVGAVNIVLFTALATVGAFVYNVSADLAGGLEVTLSERE, from the coding sequence GTGACTCCACCCGAGAAAGAGGACCGGGACGCGGACAAGACCGCGGTGATCACCCGGCCGAGCGTCGAGGCGGCCAAGGCGCCCGAGGCGGCAGCCGCGTCATCGGGTGAACCGGAGAAGAAGCCGGAGGAGGTCGTGACCACCGCCGTGCCCGCCGCCGCTCCGGAGGCCGCGAAGGCCCCGGAGAAGCCCGCGGAGAAGCCCGTGGACGAGAGCCCCACGGTGGCGGTGACGCCCCCGCCGTGGCAGCGGTCGACCAGCGAGGGCGGCTACAGCGAGGCCGCCCAGGTCGGGCCGGGCGACGACGTGAAGCCCGCCGAGGCGGGGGCCCCGGCGTCGCCGGTCTTCCCGTCGCTGGACCAGGACACGGTGGCGGTGGCCAAGCCGGTCCCGCCCGGCGCCGCTCCGGCGGCTGCCGCGGCGGCGGCGGCGCCGCGCACAGCGGTGAACCTGGGCACCCAGTCGAGGCCGCAGGCGTCGTCCTCGGCGCGCCGTCCCGGCAGGGGACCCCGGCGGGCCAGCCTGCAGGTGAAGCGGGTCGACCCGTGGTCGGTCCTGAAGCTCGCGCTGGTGCTCAGCGTGGCGCTGTTCTTCGTCTGGCTGGTCGCGGTCGGCGTGCTGTACGGCGTGCTGAACGGCATGGGCGTGTGGGACAAGATCAACAACACCGCGAACGACCTCCTCCAGAGCGAGGAGGCCAGCGGTGACCCGTTGATCAGCGCGGGTCGGGTGTTCGGCGTGTCCGCCATCGTGGGCGCGGTCAACATCGTCCTGTTCACCGCGCTGGCCACCGTGGGCGCCTTCGTCTACAACGTCTCGGCCGATCTCGCAGGCGGCTTGGAGGTCACGCTCTCCGAGCGTGAGTGA
- the recF gene encoding DNA replication/repair protein RecF (All proteins in this family for which functions are known are DNA-binding proteins that assist the filamentation of RecA onto DNA for the initiation of recombination or recombinational repair.): MYVRHLQVTDFRSWEHADLAFEPGVNVLVGRNGHGKTNLVEALGYVATLGSHRVASDAPLIRSGAQRAVVRTAVVNEGRELLVELEITPGRANRARVNRGPVPRPRDVLGILRTVLFAPEDLSLVRGDPGERRRFLDELLTLRAPRYAGVRSDYERVLRQRGALLKTVRSVRSAELGTLDVWDGHLAKHGAELLAARLDLVAAIAPHAAAAYAEVAPESRPALLSYRSSLGEAFPGTHDREVLEDALLAELHRLRPQEIDRGVCLVGPHRDDLELSLGELPAKGYASHGESWSFALALRLGAYELLREEGAEPVLVLDDVFAELDRGRRRQLAKVAAAAEQVFITAAVAEDVPEELDAARFHVGHGEVRRD, from the coding sequence TTGTACGTCCGGCACCTCCAGGTGACCGACTTCCGGTCGTGGGAGCACGCGGACCTGGCCTTCGAGCCGGGGGTCAACGTGCTGGTCGGTCGCAACGGCCACGGCAAGACGAACCTGGTCGAAGCGCTCGGCTACGTCGCCACGCTCGGATCGCACCGGGTGGCGTCGGACGCGCCGCTGATCCGGAGCGGCGCCCAGCGCGCCGTCGTCCGGACGGCGGTGGTCAACGAGGGGCGCGAGCTCCTCGTCGAACTGGAGATCACTCCGGGCAGGGCGAACCGGGCGCGGGTCAACCGCGGCCCGGTTCCCCGGCCCCGCGACGTGCTCGGCATCCTGCGCACGGTGCTCTTCGCGCCGGAGGACCTGTCGCTGGTCCGGGGCGACCCCGGCGAGCGCAGGCGGTTCCTGGACGAGCTGCTGACCCTGAGGGCGCCCCGGTACGCCGGGGTGCGCTCGGACTACGAGCGGGTGCTGCGGCAGCGCGGGGCGCTGCTGAAGACGGTGCGCTCGGTGCGGTCGGCGGAGCTGGGCACGCTCGACGTGTGGGACGGGCACCTGGCCAAGCACGGGGCCGAGCTGCTCGCGGCCAGGCTCGACCTGGTCGCCGCGATCGCCCCGCACGCCGCCGCCGCGTACGCCGAGGTGGCCCCCGAGTCGCGGCCCGCGCTGCTGTCCTACCGGTCGAGCCTGGGGGAGGCGTTCCCCGGCACGCACGACCGGGAGGTGCTGGAGGACGCGCTGCTCGCCGAGCTGCACCGGCTGCGCCCGCAGGAGATCGACCGGGGCGTGTGCCTGGTCGGCCCGCACCGGGACGACCTGGAGCTGTCGCTGGGGGAGCTGCCCGCGAAGGGCTACGCCAGCCACGGCGAGTCGTGGTCGTTCGCGCTCGCGCTGCGCCTGGGCGCGTACGAGCTGCTGCGCGAGGAGGGTGCCGAGCCGGTGCTGGTGCTCGACGACGTGTTCGCCGAGCTGGACCGGGGCAGGCGGCGGCAGCTGGCGAAGGTGGCCGCGGCGGCCGAGCAGGTGTTCATCACCGCCGCCGTCGCCGAGGACGTGCCCGAGGAGCTGGACGCCGCGCGGTTCCACGTCGGCCACGGGGAGGTGCGGCGTGACTGA
- the gnd gene encoding phosphogluconate dehydrogenase (NAD(+)-dependent, decarboxylating), which translates to MRERTTVQLGIVGLGKMGFNMRERVRRAGHEVVGYDRNPDVSDTTSLADLAAKLTGPRVVWVMVPAGEITRNTVAELSEVLSEGDLVIDGGNSRFTDDALNAAKLAEKGIGYLDCGVSGGVWGLENGYGLMVGGDAADVERAMPIFDALRPEGPREEGFAHAGKLGAGHFAKMVHNGIEYGLMQAYAEGFELLEASELVENVPATIKAWQRGTVVRSWLLDLLVNALDSDPELDDLRGYVEDSGEGRWTVEEAINHAVPAPVISAALFARFASRQSDSPAMRAVAALRNQFGGHAVQSAGPSSGSGSTQG; encoded by the coding sequence ATCAGGGAGAGAACGACCGTGCAGCTCGGAATCGTCGGCCTCGGCAAAATGGGCTTCAACATGCGCGAGCGGGTCCGCCGCGCTGGTCACGAGGTCGTCGGCTACGACCGCAACCCGGACGTCAGCGACACCACGTCGCTCGCCGACCTCGCGGCCAAGCTGACCGGCCCCAGGGTGGTCTGGGTGATGGTCCCCGCCGGGGAGATCACCAGGAACACCGTCGCCGAGCTGAGCGAGGTGCTCAGCGAGGGCGACCTCGTCATCGACGGCGGCAACTCGCGGTTCACCGACGACGCCCTCAACGCCGCCAAGCTGGCCGAGAAGGGCATCGGCTACCTCGACTGCGGCGTGTCCGGCGGCGTCTGGGGCCTGGAGAACGGCTACGGCCTGATGGTCGGCGGCGACGCGGCCGACGTCGAGCGCGCCATGCCGATCTTCGACGCGCTGCGCCCCGAGGGGCCGCGCGAGGAGGGCTTCGCGCACGCGGGCAAGCTCGGCGCGGGCCACTTCGCCAAGATGGTGCACAACGGCATCGAGTACGGCCTGATGCAGGCGTACGCCGAGGGCTTCGAGCTCCTGGAGGCCTCGGAGCTGGTCGAGAACGTGCCCGCCACCATCAAGGCGTGGCAGCGCGGCACCGTCGTCCGCTCCTGGCTGCTCGACCTGCTGGTCAACGCCCTGGACTCGGACCCGGAGCTGGACGACCTGCGCGGCTACGTCGAGGACTCCGGCGAGGGCCGGTGGACCGTCGAGGAGGCGATCAACCACGCGGTGCCCGCGCCGGTGATCTCCGCCGCGCTGTTCGCCCGCTTCGCGTCGCGCCAGTCCGACTCGCCCGCCATGCGCGCGGTGGCGGCGCTGCGGAACCAGTTCGGCGGGCACGCCGTGCAGTCCGCGGGCCCGTCCTCCGGCTCCGGCAGCACGCAGGGCTGA
- the dnaN gene encoding DNA polymerase III subunit beta, which yields MKIRVERDGLADAVAWVARSLPSRPPVPVLGGVLLDAGAEDGSGDALTVSGFDYEVSAQCGVPATISDGGKALVSGKLLADITKALPNHPVEINVDGARMTITCGSAKFSLPTMPVEDYPALPSMPQLAGELPGEVFGEAVAQVAVAAGKDDTLPMLTGVRLEIADGKLVLVATDRFRLAMREFEWTPDETLGDVAVLVPAKTLNDSAKTLGASGAKIELSLAANDGLLGLSGNGRRTTTRLLDADFPKYRQLLPSEHSAAAIISVDTLVQAIKRVSLVAERGTQVRLEFGDAGLKLSAGGDDEGSAEEELPVDYQGDPVTIAFNPTYLLEGLQAVRTPRAHLSFTTPSRPALLKPVNEDGEVAEGYVYLLMPVRLPG from the coding sequence ATGAAGATCCGCGTCGAGCGCGACGGTCTGGCCGACGCCGTCGCCTGGGTCGCCCGCAGCCTGCCGTCCAGGCCGCCCGTCCCGGTCCTCGGCGGCGTCCTGCTCGACGCGGGTGCGGAGGACGGCTCCGGCGACGCGCTGACCGTCTCCGGCTTCGACTACGAGGTCTCCGCCCAGTGCGGCGTCCCGGCCACCATCTCCGACGGCGGCAAGGCCCTCGTCTCCGGCAAGCTCCTGGCCGACATCACCAAGGCGCTGCCGAACCACCCCGTCGAGATCAACGTCGACGGCGCCCGGATGACCATCACCTGCGGCAGCGCCAAGTTCAGCCTGCCGACCATGCCGGTCGAGGACTACCCGGCGCTGCCGTCCATGCCGCAGCTCGCGGGCGAGCTCCCCGGCGAGGTCTTCGGCGAGGCCGTCGCCCAGGTCGCCGTCGCGGCGGGCAAGGACGACACGCTCCCGATGCTCACCGGCGTCCGGCTGGAGATCGCCGACGGCAAGCTCGTCCTCGTCGCCACCGACCGGTTCCGGCTGGCCATGCGCGAGTTCGAGTGGACCCCCGACGAGACGCTCGGCGACGTCGCCGTCCTCGTCCCGGCCAAGACGCTCAACGACTCCGCGAAGACGCTCGGCGCGTCCGGCGCGAAGATCGAGCTGTCCCTCGCCGCCAACGACGGCCTCCTCGGCCTGTCCGGCAACGGCCGCCGCACCACCACCCGGCTGCTCGACGCGGACTTCCCCAAGTACCGCCAGCTGCTGCCCAGCGAGCACTCCGCCGCCGCGATCATCAGCGTCGACACCCTGGTCCAGGCGATCAAGCGCGTGTCCCTGGTGGCCGAGCGCGGCACGCAGGTCAGGCTGGAGTTCGGCGACGCCGGCCTCAAGCTCTCGGCCGGTGGGGACGACGAGGGGAGCGCCGAGGAGGAGCTGCCCGTCGACTACCAGGGCGACCCGGTGACGATCGCGTTCAACCCGACGTACCTCCTGGAGGGCCTCCAGGCCGTGCGCACCCCGAGGGCGCACTTGTCGTTCACCACACCCAGCAGGCCGGCACTGCTCAAGCCCGTGAACGAGGATGGGGAGGTGGCGGAGGGCTACGTGTACCTGCTCATGCCCGTCCGCCTGCCCGGCTGA